A genomic stretch from Falco cherrug isolate bFalChe1 chromosome 3, bFalChe1.pri, whole genome shotgun sequence includes:
- the TMEM51 gene encoding transmembrane protein 51, which produces MAQSRTNGSHYALTAIGLGMLVLGIIMAVWNLVPGFGPDSKPTTHAANSSKPDRGSGGILKSKTFSVAYVLVGAGVLLLLLSICLNIRDKKRQSEDIVRVQHQVPAEPSPQEDSQEEDEDTSSQYYVPSYEEVMNTGYSEPRDSDRSNRISVSLPSYESLTGLDESTQPPGATGAEPSTERPPSRHSSRLSKRLKPLKVRRIKSEKLHLKDIRLNLAQGNSTIPITIEPLTPPPKYEDIQKGPESQQIT; this is translated from the exons ATGGCCCAGTCTCGGACCAACGGCTCACACTACGCCCTGACGGCCATagggctggggatgctggtccTCGGCATCATCATGGCCGTCTGGAACCTTGTCCCCGGCTTCGGCCCCGACAGCAAGCCCACCACCCACGCCGCCAACAGCAGCAAGCCAGACCGCGGCTCCGGAGGCATTTTGAAGAGCAAGACCTTCTCGGTGGCATACGTGTTGGTGGGGgcaggtgtgctgctgctgctgctctccatctGCTTGAATATCCGGGACAAGAAGAGGCAAAGCGAAGACATCGTCCGTGTGCAACACCAAGTGCCTGCGGAGCCGTCGCCCCAGGAGGACAG tcAAGAAGAGGATGAAGACACATCTTCCCAGTACTATGTCCCCAGCTACGAGGAGGTGATGAACACGGGCTACTCTGAGCCCAGAGACTCAGACAGGAGCAACAGGATCAGCGTCTCCCTGCCCTCCTACGAGTCGCTGACGGGGCTCGATGAAAGCACACAGCCACCGGGAGCCACCGGCGCAGAGCCCAGCACGGAGCGGCCACCCAGCCGGCACAGCTCGCGCCTCAGCAAGCGCCTGAAGCCACTGAAGGTCCGGAGGATCAAGTCGGAGAAGCTGCACCTGAAGGACATCAGGTTAAACCTGGCACAGGGGAACAGCACCATCCCTATCACGATAGAGCCCCTGACCCCCCCACCCAAGTACGAGGACATCCAGAAAGGACCAGAGAGCCAgcaaattacttaa